One segment of Syngnathus scovelli strain Florida chromosome 6, RoL_Ssco_1.2, whole genome shotgun sequence DNA contains the following:
- the c2cd5 gene encoding C2 domain-containing protein 5 isoform X13, translated as MPGKLKAKIVAGRHLPVMDRASELTDAFVEVKFGNITFKTDVFPKSLNPQWNSEWFKFEVDDEDLQDEPLQITVLDHDTYSANDAIGKVYIDIDPLLCSEAASVISGWFPIYDTIHGIRGEINVLIKVELFNDLNRFRQSSCGVKFFCTTSIPRYYRAAMVHGFVEELVVNEDPEYQWIDRIRTPRASNEARQRLISLMSGELQRKIGLKVLEMGGNAVVGYLQCFDLEGESGLVVRAIGTACTLDKATSGGAVVATAHTHPNTAPASNACNSPSKDGKESPLAHGCRSTHNSPVHSACSAQRLSQNFSVSVPTLIFSGMGSGGSAGKEAGPLKTLLRQQTQTALEQREFPFFTLTSFPPAFLVHVGGVVSARSVKLLDRIHNPDEPETRDAWWEEIRQEIKSHAKALGCHAVVGYSESTSICEEVCILSASGTAAILNPRYMREGCLDVASMDHRFEEPSPSSCGFCHIPYDEFNMPFPAQLTYCCLCRRQKVPDVLFTTIDLPSDAAVTGKGCLIQARLCRLKKRAQGEVNATAISNLLPFMEYELHTQLMNKLKLHSMNALFGLHIQISVGENMLLGLASATGVYLTALPTPGGIQIAGKTPGDLSNEHHMLTIQKRINDAIAKNKEIYQITPPELTEEVVGSPIPEARQRNRLFRSHSESSDELSELDLSHGKKDAFVLEIDDTDAVEDIHSLLMDASPPTGFHSCNTETMPGIYNWTSGIQMFTSVRVLRLSNANLTNQGLNKIFTDLCENLLKSFYFKLRSMIPCCICHLNFTVAVPEEELIQVAVTGVAMTFDKDQTQEKPADKPITQGSSETEEQLQFPLELCADGPSTNAQPPLKTSGVSASSVVSSRAASVDYGSFADRCSTWLELLRLKAHTIRRGSVKTISSLERSSPLFENRSRSLHSNRCSFGGSSVTVVKMTPLSFLPSMRVVKYLGIINMFFIRETTSLREEGGVSGFLHSFIAEVFAMVRAHVAALGGNAVMSYSMKECVLMENPNKNQAQCLINVSGDAVICLRESDQEPTSSATNLGQACTSAMEGAS; from the exons ATGCCtggaaaattaaaagcaaaaattGTGGCAGGACGCCACTTGCCTGTCATGGACAGAGCCAGTGAGCTTACAGATGCTTTTGTAGAG GTCAAGTTTGGAAACATAACATTCAAAACAGACGTCTTCCCCAAATCCCTCAATCCACAGTGGAACTCGGAATGGTTCAAATTTGAG GTCGATGATGAGGACCTGCAGGATGAGCCGCTGCAGATCACCGTGTTGGACCACGACACATACAGCGCAAACGACGCCATCGGGAAGGTTTACATCGACATTGACCCGCTGCTGTGCAGCGAGGCCGCCTCTGTTATCTCCGGCTGGTTCCCAATTTATGACACCATCCACG GTATCCGTGGGGAGATTAATGTCCTGATCAAAGTGGAGCTCTTCAATGACTTGAACCGCTTCAGACAATCCTCCTGTGGAGTCAAGTTCTTCTGCA CCACTTCAATTCCACGGTATTACCGGGCGGCCATGGTCCACGGCTTCGTGGAGGAACTGGTGGTGAACGAAGACCCCGAATACCAGTGGATTGATCGCATCAGAACTCCTCGAGCGTCCAATGAAGCTCGCCAGAGGCTCATCTCCCTCATGTCCG GAGAGCTCCAGAGGAAGATAGGTCTCAAAGTACTGGAGATGGGAGGCAACGCAGTGGTGGGCTACTTGCAGTGTTTCGACCTGGAGGGAGAGTCGGGCCTGGTGGTGCGGGCCATAGGTACCGCCTGCACTCTGGACAAAGCCACCTCCGGAGGCGCCGTCGTCGCCACCGCGCACACGCATCCCAACACGGCTCCCGCTTCCAATGCCTGCAATTCCCCTTCCAAGGACGGAAAAGA GTCTCCCTTAGCGCACGGATGCCGCTCCACCCACAACAGCCCAGTGCATTCGGCGTGCAGCGCACAGAGACTGTCCCAGAACTTCTCTGTCTCTGTGCCCACACTCATCTTCTCCG GAATGGGCAGCGGGGGCAGTGCTGGCAAGGAGGCGGGACCCCTGAAGACGCTGCTCAGACAGCAGACGCAGACTGCTTTGGAGCAGAGG GAGTTCCCTTTCTTCACCTTGACGTCCTTCCCACCCGCCTTTCTGGTCCACGTGGGCGGAGTTGTCAGCGCTCGCTCGGTCAAACTGCTGGACCGCATACACAATCCCG ATGAGCCAGAAACCCGCGACGCCTGGTGGGAGGAGATACGACAGGAGATCAAGTCTCACGCCAAAGCTCTCGGTTGCCACGCCGTCGTTGGATACAGCGAGAGcaccagcatctg TGAGGAGGTGTGCATCCTGTCCGCGTCCGGCACGGCGGCCATCTTGAATCCCCGCTACATGCGTGAAGGTTGTTTGGATGTCGCAAGCATGGACCACAG GTTTGAGGAGCCGTCTCCTTCCAGCTGCGGCTTCTGTCACATACCGTACGATGAGTTCAACATGCCCTTTCCCGCTCAGCTCACCTACTGCTGCCTCTGCAGAAGACAAAAG GTCCCCGATGTTCTGTTCACAACAATCGACTTGCCGTCAGATGCAGCCGTCACCGGGAAAGGCTGTCTCATTCAAGCCAG ACTGTGCCGGCTAAAGAAGCGAGCTCAAGGGGAGGTGAACGCCACGGCCATCTCCAACCTCCTTCCTTTTATGGAATATGAACTGCACACTCAGTTGATGAACAAGCTGAAGCTGCACAGCATGAACGCGCTCTTTGGCCTCCATATACAAATCAGCGTTGGCGAGAACATGCTGCTGGGTCTGGCT TCTGCCACAGGCGTGTACCTGACCGCCCTCCCTACCCCGGGAGGTATTCAGATCGCAGGGAAGACTCCGGGCGACCTGAGCAACGAGCACCACATGTTAACCATCCAGAAGAGGATCAACGACGCCATCGCCAAGAACAAAGAGATCTATCAGATCACTCCACCG GAGCTCACAGAAGAAGTGGTGGGTTCTCCCATTCCCGAAGCCAGACAACGAAACAGGCTGTTCCGCTCCCACTCGGAGAGCTCAGACGAACTGTCAGAACTGGACCTCTCTCACGGCAAGAAGGATGCGTTTGTCCTGGAG ATTGACGATACGGACGCCGTGGAAGATATTCACTCCCTACTCATGGATGCCTCGCCTCCCACGG ggttcCACAGCTGCAACACTGAGACCATGCCTGGGATTTACAACTGGACTTCGGGAATACAG ATGTTTACATCAGTGAGGGTGTTAAGGTTGAGTAATGCCAATCTCACCAATCAAGGCTTGAACAAAATCTTCACTGACCTGTGTGAGAACCTGCTGAAG AGTTTCTACTTCAAGTTGCGCTCGATGATCCCCTGCTGTATTTGTCATCTCAACTTCACCGTGGCAGTGCCAGAAGAAGAGCTCATACAG GTCGCCGTGACGGGGGTCGCCATGACGTTCGACAAAGACCAGACTCAAGAGAAGCCAGCGGACAAGCCCATCACCCAAG GGTCGAGTGAGACTGAAGAACAGCTGCAGTTCCCTCTGGAGCTCTGCGCCGACGGCCCTTCCACCAACGCGCAGCCGCCATTAAAAACCTCAG GTGTCTCGGCAAGTAGTGTTGTGTCATCCAGAG CTGCCTCCGTTGATTACGGTTCCTTTGCAGACAGATGCAGCACCTGGCTAGAGCTGCTTAGGCTGAAAGCTCACACCATAAGACGAGGATCAGTTAAGACAA TCTCATCTCTGGAGCGCTCCAGCccgttgttcgagaaccggtccCGCTCGCTGCACTCCAACCGCTGCTCATTCGGAGGAAGCTCGGTCACCGTGGTGAAGATGACGCCGTTATCCTTCCTTCCCAGTATGCGTGTGGTAAAATACTTGGGCATCATCAACATGTTCTTCATTCGAGAGACCACATCCTTACGAGAG GAAGGCGGCGTGAGCGGCTTCCTCCATTCGTTCATCGCGGAGGTGTTCGCCATGGTTCGCGCCCACGTGGCAGCTTTGGGTGGAAACGCCGTCATGTCCTACAGCATGAAGGAGTGCGTGTTAATGGAGAATCCCAATAAGAACCAG GCTCAGTGTCTCATCAACGTGAGTGGCGACGCCGTCATCTGTCTGCGGGAATCGGATCAGGAGCCCACGTCATCCGCGACAAACCTCGGGCAAGCGTGCACCAGTGCGATGGAAGGAGCTTCATGA
- the c2cd5 gene encoding C2 domain-containing protein 5 isoform X2, which yields MPGKLKAKIVAGRHLPVMDRASELTDAFVEVKFGNITFKTDVFPKSLNPQWNSEWFKFEVDDEDLQDEPLQITVLDHDTYSANDAIGKVYIDIDPLLCSEAASVISGWFPIYDTIHGIRGEINVLIKVELFNDLNRFRQSSCGVKFFCTTSIPRYYRAAMVHGFVEELVVNEDPEYQWIDRIRTPRASNEARQRLISLMSGELQRKIGLKVLEMGGNAVVGYLQCFDLEGESGLVVRAIGTACTLDKATSGGAVVATAHTHPNTAPASNACNSPSKDGKEPVFGEDLPSSSGPPTPLRALPTNPFSPAPFSPPQASRQSSSSDTDLSLTPKTGMGSGGSAGKEAGPLKTLLRQQTQTALEQRGASSSGLYLNAREFPFFTLTSFPPAFLVHVGGVVSARSVKLLDRIHNPAMGNTRSYKLLDWNSVTADEPETRDAWWEEIRQEIKSHAKALGCHAVVGYSESTSICEEVCILSASGTAAILNPRYMREGCLDVASMDHRFEEPSPSSCGFCHIPYDEFNMPFPAQLTYCCLCRRQKVPDVLFTTIDLPSDAAVTGKGCLIQARLCRLKKRAQGEVNATAISNLLPFMEYELHTQLMNKLKLHSMNALFGLHIQISVGENMLLGLASATGVYLTALPTPGGIQIAGKTPGDLSNEHHMLTIQKRINDAIAKNKEIYQITPPKLFTLDPEALGDIDMELTEEVVGSPIPEARQRNRLFRSHSESSDELSELDLSHGKKDAFVLEIDDTDAVEDIHSLLMDASPPTGFHSCNTETMPGIYNWTSGIQMFTSVRVLRLSNANLTNQGLNKIFTDLCENLLKSFYFKLRSMIPCCICHLNFTVAVPEEELIQVAVTGVAMTFDKDQTQEKPADKPITQGSSETEEQLQFPLELCADGPSTNAQPPLKTSGVSASSVVSSRDRCSTWLELLRLKAHTIRRGSVKTISSLERSSPLFENRSRSLHSNRCSFGGSSVTVVKMTPLSFLPSMRVVKYLGIINMFFIRETTSLREEGGVSGFLHSFIAEVFAMVRAHVAALGGNAVMSYSMKECVLMENPNKNQAQCLINVSGDAVICLRESDQEPTSSATNLGQACTSAMEGAS from the exons ATGCCtggaaaattaaaagcaaaaattGTGGCAGGACGCCACTTGCCTGTCATGGACAGAGCCAGTGAGCTTACAGATGCTTTTGTAGAG GTCAAGTTTGGAAACATAACATTCAAAACAGACGTCTTCCCCAAATCCCTCAATCCACAGTGGAACTCGGAATGGTTCAAATTTGAG GTCGATGATGAGGACCTGCAGGATGAGCCGCTGCAGATCACCGTGTTGGACCACGACACATACAGCGCAAACGACGCCATCGGGAAGGTTTACATCGACATTGACCCGCTGCTGTGCAGCGAGGCCGCCTCTGTTATCTCCGGCTGGTTCCCAATTTATGACACCATCCACG GTATCCGTGGGGAGATTAATGTCCTGATCAAAGTGGAGCTCTTCAATGACTTGAACCGCTTCAGACAATCCTCCTGTGGAGTCAAGTTCTTCTGCA CCACTTCAATTCCACGGTATTACCGGGCGGCCATGGTCCACGGCTTCGTGGAGGAACTGGTGGTGAACGAAGACCCCGAATACCAGTGGATTGATCGCATCAGAACTCCTCGAGCGTCCAATGAAGCTCGCCAGAGGCTCATCTCCCTCATGTCCG GAGAGCTCCAGAGGAAGATAGGTCTCAAAGTACTGGAGATGGGAGGCAACGCAGTGGTGGGCTACTTGCAGTGTTTCGACCTGGAGGGAGAGTCGGGCCTGGTGGTGCGGGCCATAGGTACCGCCTGCACTCTGGACAAAGCCACCTCCGGAGGCGCCGTCGTCGCCACCGCGCACACGCATCCCAACACGGCTCCCGCTTCCAATGCCTGCAATTCCCCTTCCAAGGACGGAAAAGA GCCGGTTTTTGGTGAGGACCTTCCCTCGTCATCCGGCCCGCCCACCCCTCTCAGAGCCCTCCCCACCAACCCCTTCTCTCCTGCCCCCTTCTCCCCTCCCCAAGCCAGCCGCCAGTCCTCCTCATCAGACACAGACCTCAGTTTGACGCCCAAGACGG GAATGGGCAGCGGGGGCAGTGCTGGCAAGGAGGCGGGACCCCTGAAGACGCTGCTCAGACAGCAGACGCAGACTGCTTTGGAGCAGAGG GGAGCTTCCTCCTCTGGGTTGTATTTAAACGCCAGG GAGTTCCCTTTCTTCACCTTGACGTCCTTCCCACCCGCCTTTCTGGTCCACGTGGGCGGAGTTGTCAGCGCTCGCTCGGTCAAACTGCTGGACCGCATACACAATCCCG CCATGGGTAACACGCGCTCGTACAAACTGCTAGACTGGAATAGTGTCACGGCAG ATGAGCCAGAAACCCGCGACGCCTGGTGGGAGGAGATACGACAGGAGATCAAGTCTCACGCCAAAGCTCTCGGTTGCCACGCCGTCGTTGGATACAGCGAGAGcaccagcatctg TGAGGAGGTGTGCATCCTGTCCGCGTCCGGCACGGCGGCCATCTTGAATCCCCGCTACATGCGTGAAGGTTGTTTGGATGTCGCAAGCATGGACCACAG GTTTGAGGAGCCGTCTCCTTCCAGCTGCGGCTTCTGTCACATACCGTACGATGAGTTCAACATGCCCTTTCCCGCTCAGCTCACCTACTGCTGCCTCTGCAGAAGACAAAAG GTCCCCGATGTTCTGTTCACAACAATCGACTTGCCGTCAGATGCAGCCGTCACCGGGAAAGGCTGTCTCATTCAAGCCAG ACTGTGCCGGCTAAAGAAGCGAGCTCAAGGGGAGGTGAACGCCACGGCCATCTCCAACCTCCTTCCTTTTATGGAATATGAACTGCACACTCAGTTGATGAACAAGCTGAAGCTGCACAGCATGAACGCGCTCTTTGGCCTCCATATACAAATCAGCGTTGGCGAGAACATGCTGCTGGGTCTGGCT TCTGCCACAGGCGTGTACCTGACCGCCCTCCCTACCCCGGGAGGTATTCAGATCGCAGGGAAGACTCCGGGCGACCTGAGCAACGAGCACCACATGTTAACCATCCAGAAGAGGATCAACGACGCCATCGCCAAGAACAAAGAGATCTATCAGATCACTCCACCG AAATTATTTACCCTGGACCCTGAGGCGCTCGGCGACATAGACATG GAGCTCACAGAAGAAGTGGTGGGTTCTCCCATTCCCGAAGCCAGACAACGAAACAGGCTGTTCCGCTCCCACTCGGAGAGCTCAGACGAACTGTCAGAACTGGACCTCTCTCACGGCAAGAAGGATGCGTTTGTCCTGGAG ATTGACGATACGGACGCCGTGGAAGATATTCACTCCCTACTCATGGATGCCTCGCCTCCCACGG ggttcCACAGCTGCAACACTGAGACCATGCCTGGGATTTACAACTGGACTTCGGGAATACAG ATGTTTACATCAGTGAGGGTGTTAAGGTTGAGTAATGCCAATCTCACCAATCAAGGCTTGAACAAAATCTTCACTGACCTGTGTGAGAACCTGCTGAAG AGTTTCTACTTCAAGTTGCGCTCGATGATCCCCTGCTGTATTTGTCATCTCAACTTCACCGTGGCAGTGCCAGAAGAAGAGCTCATACAG GTCGCCGTGACGGGGGTCGCCATGACGTTCGACAAAGACCAGACTCAAGAGAAGCCAGCGGACAAGCCCATCACCCAAG GGTCGAGTGAGACTGAAGAACAGCTGCAGTTCCCTCTGGAGCTCTGCGCCGACGGCCCTTCCACCAACGCGCAGCCGCCATTAAAAACCTCAG GTGTCTCGGCAAGTAGTGTTGTGTCATCCAGAG ACAGATGCAGCACCTGGCTAGAGCTGCTTAGGCTGAAAGCTCACACCATAAGACGAGGATCAGTTAAGACAA TCTCATCTCTGGAGCGCTCCAGCccgttgttcgagaaccggtccCGCTCGCTGCACTCCAACCGCTGCTCATTCGGAGGAAGCTCGGTCACCGTGGTGAAGATGACGCCGTTATCCTTCCTTCCCAGTATGCGTGTGGTAAAATACTTGGGCATCATCAACATGTTCTTCATTCGAGAGACCACATCCTTACGAGAG GAAGGCGGCGTGAGCGGCTTCCTCCATTCGTTCATCGCGGAGGTGTTCGCCATGGTTCGCGCCCACGTGGCAGCTTTGGGTGGAAACGCCGTCATGTCCTACAGCATGAAGGAGTGCGTGTTAATGGAGAATCCCAATAAGAACCAG GCTCAGTGTCTCATCAACGTGAGTGGCGACGCCGTCATCTGTCTGCGGGAATCGGATCAGGAGCCCACGTCATCCGCGACAAACCTCGGGCAAGCGTGCACCAGTGCGATGGAAGGAGCTTCATGA
- the c2cd5 gene encoding C2 domain-containing protein 5 isoform X11: MPGKLKAKIVAGRHLPVMDRASELTDAFVEVKFGNITFKTDVFPKSLNPQWNSEWFKFEVDDEDLQDEPLQITVLDHDTYSANDAIGKVYIDIDPLLCSEAASVISGWFPIYDTIHGIRGEINVLIKVELFNDLNRFRQSSCGVKFFCTTSIPRYYRAAMVHGFVEELVVNEDPEYQWIDRIRTPRASNEARQRLISLMSGELQRKIGLKVLEMGGNAVVGYLQCFDLEGESGLVVRAIGTACTLDKATSGGAVVATAHTHPNTAPASNACNSPSKDGKESPLAHGCRSTHNSPVHSACSAQRLSQNFSVSVPTLIFSGMGSGGSAGKEAGPLKTLLRQQTQTALEQREFPFFTLTSFPPAFLVHVGGVVSARSVKLLDRIHNPAMGNTRSYKLLDWNSVTADEPETRDAWWEEIRQEIKSHAKALGCHAVVGYSESTSICEEVCILSASGTAAILNPRYMREGCLDVASMDHRFEEPSPSSCGFCHIPYDEFNMPFPAQLTYCCLCRRQKVPDVLFTTIDLPSDAAVTGKGCLIQARLCRLKKRAQGEVNATAISNLLPFMEYELHTQLMNKLKLHSMNALFGLHIQISVGENMLLGLASATGVYLTALPTPGGIQIAGKTPGDLSNEHHMLTIQKRINDAIAKNKEIYQITPPELTEEVVGSPIPEARQRNRLFRSHSESSDELSELDLSHGKKDAFVLEIDDTDAVEDIHSLLMDASPPTGFHSCNTETMPGIYNWTSGIQMFTSVRVLRLSNANLTNQGLNKIFTDLCENLLKSFYFKLRSMIPCCICHLNFTVAVPEEELIQVAVTGVAMTFDKDQTQEKPADKPITQGSSETEEQLQFPLELCADGPSTNAQPPLKTSGVSASSVVSSRAASVDYGSFADRCSTWLELLRLKAHTIRRGSVKTISSLERSSPLFENRSRSLHSNRCSFGGSSVTVVKMTPLSFLPSMRVVKYLGIINMFFIRETTSLREEGGVSGFLHSFIAEVFAMVRAHVAALGGNAVMSYSMKECVLMENPNKNQAQCLINVSGDAVICLRESDQEPTSSATNLGQACTSAMEGAS, from the exons ATGCCtggaaaattaaaagcaaaaattGTGGCAGGACGCCACTTGCCTGTCATGGACAGAGCCAGTGAGCTTACAGATGCTTTTGTAGAG GTCAAGTTTGGAAACATAACATTCAAAACAGACGTCTTCCCCAAATCCCTCAATCCACAGTGGAACTCGGAATGGTTCAAATTTGAG GTCGATGATGAGGACCTGCAGGATGAGCCGCTGCAGATCACCGTGTTGGACCACGACACATACAGCGCAAACGACGCCATCGGGAAGGTTTACATCGACATTGACCCGCTGCTGTGCAGCGAGGCCGCCTCTGTTATCTCCGGCTGGTTCCCAATTTATGACACCATCCACG GTATCCGTGGGGAGATTAATGTCCTGATCAAAGTGGAGCTCTTCAATGACTTGAACCGCTTCAGACAATCCTCCTGTGGAGTCAAGTTCTTCTGCA CCACTTCAATTCCACGGTATTACCGGGCGGCCATGGTCCACGGCTTCGTGGAGGAACTGGTGGTGAACGAAGACCCCGAATACCAGTGGATTGATCGCATCAGAACTCCTCGAGCGTCCAATGAAGCTCGCCAGAGGCTCATCTCCCTCATGTCCG GAGAGCTCCAGAGGAAGATAGGTCTCAAAGTACTGGAGATGGGAGGCAACGCAGTGGTGGGCTACTTGCAGTGTTTCGACCTGGAGGGAGAGTCGGGCCTGGTGGTGCGGGCCATAGGTACCGCCTGCACTCTGGACAAAGCCACCTCCGGAGGCGCCGTCGTCGCCACCGCGCACACGCATCCCAACACGGCTCCCGCTTCCAATGCCTGCAATTCCCCTTCCAAGGACGGAAAAGA GTCTCCCTTAGCGCACGGATGCCGCTCCACCCACAACAGCCCAGTGCATTCGGCGTGCAGCGCACAGAGACTGTCCCAGAACTTCTCTGTCTCTGTGCCCACACTCATCTTCTCCG GAATGGGCAGCGGGGGCAGTGCTGGCAAGGAGGCGGGACCCCTGAAGACGCTGCTCAGACAGCAGACGCAGACTGCTTTGGAGCAGAGG GAGTTCCCTTTCTTCACCTTGACGTCCTTCCCACCCGCCTTTCTGGTCCACGTGGGCGGAGTTGTCAGCGCTCGCTCGGTCAAACTGCTGGACCGCATACACAATCCCG CCATGGGTAACACGCGCTCGTACAAACTGCTAGACTGGAATAGTGTCACGGCAG ATGAGCCAGAAACCCGCGACGCCTGGTGGGAGGAGATACGACAGGAGATCAAGTCTCACGCCAAAGCTCTCGGTTGCCACGCCGTCGTTGGATACAGCGAGAGcaccagcatctg TGAGGAGGTGTGCATCCTGTCCGCGTCCGGCACGGCGGCCATCTTGAATCCCCGCTACATGCGTGAAGGTTGTTTGGATGTCGCAAGCATGGACCACAG GTTTGAGGAGCCGTCTCCTTCCAGCTGCGGCTTCTGTCACATACCGTACGATGAGTTCAACATGCCCTTTCCCGCTCAGCTCACCTACTGCTGCCTCTGCAGAAGACAAAAG GTCCCCGATGTTCTGTTCACAACAATCGACTTGCCGTCAGATGCAGCCGTCACCGGGAAAGGCTGTCTCATTCAAGCCAG ACTGTGCCGGCTAAAGAAGCGAGCTCAAGGGGAGGTGAACGCCACGGCCATCTCCAACCTCCTTCCTTTTATGGAATATGAACTGCACACTCAGTTGATGAACAAGCTGAAGCTGCACAGCATGAACGCGCTCTTTGGCCTCCATATACAAATCAGCGTTGGCGAGAACATGCTGCTGGGTCTGGCT TCTGCCACAGGCGTGTACCTGACCGCCCTCCCTACCCCGGGAGGTATTCAGATCGCAGGGAAGACTCCGGGCGACCTGAGCAACGAGCACCACATGTTAACCATCCAGAAGAGGATCAACGACGCCATCGCCAAGAACAAAGAGATCTATCAGATCACTCCACCG GAGCTCACAGAAGAAGTGGTGGGTTCTCCCATTCCCGAAGCCAGACAACGAAACAGGCTGTTCCGCTCCCACTCGGAGAGCTCAGACGAACTGTCAGAACTGGACCTCTCTCACGGCAAGAAGGATGCGTTTGTCCTGGAG ATTGACGATACGGACGCCGTGGAAGATATTCACTCCCTACTCATGGATGCCTCGCCTCCCACGG ggttcCACAGCTGCAACACTGAGACCATGCCTGGGATTTACAACTGGACTTCGGGAATACAG ATGTTTACATCAGTGAGGGTGTTAAGGTTGAGTAATGCCAATCTCACCAATCAAGGCTTGAACAAAATCTTCACTGACCTGTGTGAGAACCTGCTGAAG AGTTTCTACTTCAAGTTGCGCTCGATGATCCCCTGCTGTATTTGTCATCTCAACTTCACCGTGGCAGTGCCAGAAGAAGAGCTCATACAG GTCGCCGTGACGGGGGTCGCCATGACGTTCGACAAAGACCAGACTCAAGAGAAGCCAGCGGACAAGCCCATCACCCAAG GGTCGAGTGAGACTGAAGAACAGCTGCAGTTCCCTCTGGAGCTCTGCGCCGACGGCCCTTCCACCAACGCGCAGCCGCCATTAAAAACCTCAG GTGTCTCGGCAAGTAGTGTTGTGTCATCCAGAG CTGCCTCCGTTGATTACGGTTCCTTTGCAGACAGATGCAGCACCTGGCTAGAGCTGCTTAGGCTGAAAGCTCACACCATAAGACGAGGATCAGTTAAGACAA TCTCATCTCTGGAGCGCTCCAGCccgttgttcgagaaccggtccCGCTCGCTGCACTCCAACCGCTGCTCATTCGGAGGAAGCTCGGTCACCGTGGTGAAGATGACGCCGTTATCCTTCCTTCCCAGTATGCGTGTGGTAAAATACTTGGGCATCATCAACATGTTCTTCATTCGAGAGACCACATCCTTACGAGAG GAAGGCGGCGTGAGCGGCTTCCTCCATTCGTTCATCGCGGAGGTGTTCGCCATGGTTCGCGCCCACGTGGCAGCTTTGGGTGGAAACGCCGTCATGTCCTACAGCATGAAGGAGTGCGTGTTAATGGAGAATCCCAATAAGAACCAG GCTCAGTGTCTCATCAACGTGAGTGGCGACGCCGTCATCTGTCTGCGGGAATCGGATCAGGAGCCCACGTCATCCGCGACAAACCTCGGGCAAGCGTGCACCAGTGCGATGGAAGGAGCTTCATGA